The nucleotide window AAAAACAATTTTACCAGTATATTTTTCATAACTGACTACATCTTCAACAACATACTTCTAAGTGAAGGTTAAAGTTACAACTACATAGCTAACAGTATCTTACTGCAAAGATGACAGCTTGATTTACTTACTTGGTGTTTCTCCCGGAATGGGAACTTACATGAACCAGAGACTGCCCAGTGATGAAGTTACTTCAGACCTGATACAGGGTGGAACTGAAGAAGGAATTCTGGTAGTATGGGACAGCAATACAAATACAAATACAGGCACAGTGTACATAATCACATTTAGTTGGGCTGATATTGATGTGTGTGATCTCACAACCAGTGATGCTAAACGAGAAGCCCAGATACATGCTTATATTGATTTGTACAATGGAATACCTAATTCTAGAGTCAGAAATCCACCGCAAACTACTGCAACTTATACGGGTACTGTAACTGAAAGTCAGTTTAGAACTCTTCAACAGGGTGGAGAAGAAGGTGAGAATGCACTACAAACTGTCAGAAGATGGTTTGTCAGTGGTTCGAATCCCTCCGGAACTGGATCTTCCTCCCCAACTGGATTAATCAGTTCCTCCAATGGAAGTGGAACTGGTTTACTTGGATCATCCAACGGGGCTAATGTTTCAGGTGTTAATGTCAGTGCAGCTACTGTGACTAACTCAACCAGTGGTTCTGTTGGAACTCAACCGGGTGATGTAAAAAGCCTATGAAGTTACCCAAGCCGGTGCACAAGGTTCAAATGGAACTCCATGGGGGCTTTATGCCGTTGTAGGAGTGATAGCTGTTCTGGCATTAGGTGGAGTTGGATTCTTCTATAAAGGCGGTAAGTTCTAGTTAATAAAAACAATTTTCCCCTTTTTCTTTTTTTCTTTTTTTAAAGTGTGATTGAATTTTTAATCCCAAACACTCCATTTGCACTCTATTAATCAACAAATTTTAAATTTTACTTTAATAATTTTAAAGTAAAATGGAAATATTTATATCACTGAACTGTGAATATTTATTAAAAGAGTTTAATTTTTAAAAGACAAGGAAGTGTTATTTCTGGTTGAAAAAAAAGAACCTGCAGAAGGATGGCCTGTTATTAATGGAGATTACGTGGTAGGAGATCCACAAAGCTGCGTTGCTGGTACTACACTGGCATCCCATATTGAAGAAGTGCTGGTGGATGCTGGGGCAGCCATTGCAGGACCATGCAAGACAGAGAATCTGGGAATCGAGAAAATGGTGGCTAACCTTATTTCCAATCCCAACATCAGATTCCTGGTACTTTGCGGGTCAGAAGTACAGGGACACATCACTGGCCAGAGTATTGAAGCATTACATGCTGGTGGTGTGGATGCAGAAAAAAGGAAGATAGTTGGTGCCACAGGAGCCATTCCGTTTGTGGAAAACTTACCAGATGATGCTATTGAACGTTTCCAACAGCAGATGGAAATAGTGAGCATGATCGATGTGGAAGATGTAGCAGCAATCCAGTCTAAAGTCAAAGACTGTATTGAAAAAGACCCTGGAGCAGTAGAATCTGAAACCATAGTAATAAAACTGGAAGAGGATGATACAGAAAATGAGAATTTAAAAAACAGAAAATCAGGGGAGAATTTTAAAACCCCTTATTTAAAGCCATCAATTAAGGTTGTACTGGAGAAAAATACTTAATTTAATAGATTACTCCTACTAATTTAATATATTTTTTTTAAATTTCCTTTTTATTTACAAACCTTTTTATTTACAATAAAATGGGCTTGATTTTACAATACACCATGAACTGACTTTAATCCAGTTCCGGATAATGGAATCATTTGGATCCACCAGTTCACCATAATCTGGCTGTTTTTCCATCTTCAAAACTGAAGGTAGTGTTTTTATTATGGAAATTGCTGTTTTTTTACCAGTAGGCTCTGGAATCAGCCCCCACTTTATTTCATCCATAATATGCAGGATGGATGCAACCAGAGATACAACCAGTGGATTTTTGGAAAACTCATAAAGATTAAGCATGAATGTTGCATTATCCTGCTGAGAGTAAGCGT belongs to uncultured Methanobacterium sp. and includes:
- the mtrA gene encoding tetrahydromethanopterin S-methyltransferase subunit A, whose amino-acid sequence is MVEKKEPAEGWPVINGDYVVGDPQSCVAGTTLASHIEEVLVDAGAAIAGPCKTENLGIEKMVANLISNPNIRFLVLCGSEVQGHITGQSIEALHAGGVDAEKRKIVGATGAIPFVENLPDDAIERFQQQMEIVSMIDVEDVAAIQSKVKDCIEKDPGAVESETIVIKLEEDDTENENLKNRKSGENFKTPYLKPSIKVVLEKNT